In Polyangia bacterium, one genomic interval encodes:
- a CDS encoding helix-hairpin-helix domain-containing protein — translation MAIRRQALTLAATVAVTALGGAANRSAHAAVKAVDGVVNLNTAPPATLGLLPGVGPAKVQSILDYRRKHPFRTADELVRIKGIGHKMVRRLRPHLAVSGPTTAEAAHGSAVEPPPLPPPRPPERRPLVCPPVIAARPMARPARTPSRTLPTGANHCLGRP, via the coding sequence GTGGCCATCCGCAGACAGGCGTTGACGCTGGCAGCAACGGTCGCGGTGACTGCGCTGGGTGGCGCGGCGAACCGTTCGGCGCACGCCGCCGTCAAGGCGGTGGACGGCGTGGTCAATCTCAACACCGCGCCGCCCGCCACGCTGGGGCTCTTGCCCGGGGTGGGCCCGGCCAAGGTGCAAAGCATCCTGGACTATCGCCGCAAGCATCCCTTCCGTACGGCAGACGAGCTGGTGCGCATCAAAGGCATTGGCCACAAGATGGTCAGGCGTCTGCGTCCGCACCTGGCGGTCAGCGGGCCCACCACGGCCGAGGCCGCGCACGGAAGCGCGGTCGAGCCGCCACCCCTACCGCCGCCACGCCCGCCCGAGCGACGGCCGCTGGTGTGCCCGCCGGTCATCGCCGCGCGCCCGATGGCAAGACCGGCGCGAACGCCGTCGCGAACGCTGCCTACCGGCGCCAACCATTGCCTGGGCCGGCCGTAG
- a CDS encoding protein kinase: MKFGQYELLELIATGGMAEVYRGRVVGAEGFEKFVAIKRIVPDLSEDDRFVKMLLTEARIHSGLSHRNIVQIHDLGISEGGEYFIVLEFVDGYDLRMIMEQLEAEGEIIPEALSLHIASELAQGLHFAHEQRGSNGRPLGLVHRDVSPSNVLISKAGEVKLSDFGLAKRVHDRSVVGSLKGNLGYMSPEQARQAALDRRTDIFSLGAVLFEMLTGKRLREITNEVKTWNDVAAGMIPSARAVRPDLPDGFERLLARALAPEPSGRFPTAAAFGSEIRALLSKMNMPVGASDLQALLSIINPPRKLRSLMERSKVIRLGPEVQALEEAAKRSGVVTPAASAPALPQSPRGFVVPAPNRRDPAAYRTPVIGQPAAPAEPSVTSTLSLPGPAHPAPPPATSAPRPRLPATTLSGPPPFNGPSANKRSAPVMPPISYAGPGGQSTIPGVPQPVQMTARRREITPVGWPSPPAPAPTTPPATPPPVAGVSSWPPSPPHLALSSPPSRSPSGPQTPLASLRPAPRPPSGSMSPEALAVAATMPAMLRPEPEIGDPLSAADLRPRPVGLWPPVLLGTMALLALAAVAVHFVLVPLDVLVTWWQPAALTVASDPPGADVLLDGAKLGTPTPVATSVARDRFDHVLEVSRAGYRRVHQVVRYDRARSLAFDVALQKSSGSDPSALRFVPLSPASNAAVVPDGGGLSDGAASADGVALDGTAASDAGAAASAPASSDTRTHGN; encoded by the coding sequence ATGAAGTTCGGGCAATACGAGCTGCTGGAACTGATCGCCACCGGCGGTATGGCGGAGGTGTATCGCGGACGCGTGGTCGGTGCCGAAGGCTTCGAAAAGTTCGTCGCCATCAAGCGCATCGTCCCCGATCTCAGCGAAGACGATCGGTTCGTGAAGATGCTGCTGACCGAGGCGCGCATCCACTCGGGTCTGTCCCACCGCAACATCGTGCAGATCCACGACCTGGGGATCTCGGAAGGCGGCGAGTACTTCATCGTCCTGGAGTTCGTCGACGGCTACGACCTGCGCATGATCATGGAGCAACTGGAAGCGGAAGGGGAGATCATCCCCGAAGCGCTGTCGCTGCACATCGCCTCCGAACTGGCGCAGGGGCTGCATTTCGCCCACGAACAGCGAGGCAGCAACGGACGGCCGCTGGGCCTGGTCCACCGCGACGTCAGCCCGTCCAACGTCCTCATCTCGAAGGCCGGCGAGGTCAAGCTGTCGGATTTCGGTCTGGCCAAGCGTGTACACGATCGTTCGGTGGTCGGTTCGCTGAAAGGCAACCTCGGCTACATGTCGCCGGAGCAGGCGCGCCAGGCGGCGCTGGATCGGCGCACGGATATTTTTTCGCTGGGGGCCGTGCTGTTCGAGATGCTCACCGGCAAACGGCTGCGCGAGATCACCAACGAGGTGAAGACCTGGAACGACGTGGCCGCCGGCATGATCCCGTCGGCGCGCGCCGTCCGCCCTGACCTGCCCGACGGGTTCGAACGTCTGCTGGCGCGGGCATTGGCTCCCGAGCCAAGCGGCCGGTTTCCCACCGCCGCGGCCTTCGGCTCCGAGATCCGCGCCCTGCTGTCAAAGATGAACATGCCGGTGGGGGCCAGCGATCTTCAGGCCTTGCTGAGCATCATCAATCCGCCCCGCAAGCTGCGCAGCCTGATGGAGCGGTCGAAGGTCATTCGCCTGGGTCCCGAGGTGCAGGCCCTGGAAGAAGCGGCCAAGCGCAGTGGCGTGGTGACGCCGGCGGCGTCAGCTCCCGCGTTGCCACAATCGCCGCGTGGGTTCGTGGTGCCGGCGCCCAACCGGCGCGATCCGGCAGCCTACCGCACGCCGGTGATCGGGCAGCCGGCGGCGCCGGCGGAACCGTCGGTGACGTCGACGCTGTCCTTGCCTGGGCCGGCGCACCCGGCGCCACCCCCGGCGACGTCGGCCCCGCGGCCACGGCTGCCGGCGACGACGCTGTCGGGGCCGCCGCCGTTCAACGGGCCCTCGGCGAACAAACGCTCCGCGCCGGTGATGCCGCCGATCTCGTATGCCGGCCCGGGGGGACAATCGACCATTCCGGGCGTTCCGCAGCCAGTCCAGATGACGGCGCGACGACGCGAGATCACGCCGGTGGGCTGGCCATCGCCGCCGGCGCCAGCGCCGACGACGCCGCCCGCCACGCCGCCGCCGGTCGCCGGTGTTTCGTCGTGGCCGCCGTCGCCGCCGCATCTGGCGCTGAGCTCGCCGCCGTCGCGCTCGCCGTCCGGTCCACAGACGCCGCTGGCGTCGCTGCGCCCGGCGCCGCGCCCGCCTTCAGGGTCGATGTCCCCCGAAGCTCTGGCGGTGGCGGCGACCATGCCGGCCATGCTTCGGCCCGAGCCCGAGATCGGCGATCCGCTGTCGGCCGCCGACCTGCGGCCACGGCCGGTCGGCCTTTGGCCGCCCGTGCTGCTGGGAACGATGGCCTTGCTAGCGCTGGCAGCGGTGGCGGTGCATTTCGTGCTGGTGCCGCTGGATGTGCTGGTCACCTGGTGGCAGCCGGCCGCGCTGACGGTGGCCAGCGATCCGCCCGGCGCCGACGTCTTGCTGGACGGCGCGAAGCTGGGCACGCCCACGCCCGTCGCGACGTCGGTGGCGCGCGATCGCTTTGACCACGTGCTGGAGGTTTCGCGCGCCGGCTACCGCCGCGTGCACCAGGTGGTGCGTTACGATCGGGCCCGCTCGCTGGCGTTCGACGTTGCGCTGCAAAAATCGTCGGGATCGGATCCCAGCGCTCTGCGCTTCGTGCCGCTTTCGCCGGCGTCGAATGCGGCCGTCGTTCCCGACGGAGGCGGGCTGTCGGACGGCGCCGCATCCGCCGATGGCGTCGCCCTCGATGGGACTGCAGCGTCGGACGCCGGCGCGGCCGCCAGCGCGCCAGCGTCGAGCGACACCCGCACGCACGGCAACTGA
- a CDS encoding serine hydrolase domain-containing protein: MEPRFDPARALCQAAVGDGVVPGMVVLAASGGAVRLQEAFGHRQLTPRLLPALPDTVYDVASLTKAVATSVVAMQLCDHGAVALDEPVRRQIPEFLPGGARDTVTVRWLLCHASGLPAHRPFYAEVPDAPSQRWAIALRAAHEPLAYAPGTQSVYSDLGFILLGWLVERAAGLRLDVQVDRGIVLPLGLTSTTFVNLADSEARARLLANRTVAATQQCAQRNRVVLGEVDDLNAYAMGGIAGHAGLFSTAGDLGAIAAALCAAWRGDSDARLVNRDVIRQFWSPAGIPGSVWRLGWDGPSPGTSQAGTRLPKDAVGHLAFTGCSLWIDPARDRWIILLSNRVHPHVPADDRFRKFRPALHDALVDALDALDEG; the protein is encoded by the coding sequence ATGGAACCGCGATTCGATCCGGCGCGGGCGCTGTGCCAGGCGGCGGTTGGTGACGGCGTGGTTCCGGGAATGGTGGTGCTGGCGGCATCGGGCGGTGCCGTCCGGCTGCAAGAAGCCTTCGGCCATCGGCAATTGACCCCGCGCCTGCTGCCGGCGTTGCCCGACACGGTGTACGACGTGGCTTCATTGACCAAAGCCGTCGCCACCAGCGTGGTGGCCATGCAACTGTGCGATCACGGGGCGGTGGCGCTGGACGAGCCGGTGCGCCGGCAAATCCCGGAATTTTTGCCGGGCGGCGCCCGCGACACCGTCACCGTGCGTTGGTTGCTGTGTCACGCTTCCGGGCTGCCCGCGCACCGACCGTTCTACGCCGAGGTCCCCGACGCGCCGTCGCAGCGCTGGGCCATCGCCTTGCGCGCCGCGCACGAACCGCTGGCCTACGCCCCTGGCACGCAGTCGGTCTATTCGGATCTCGGTTTCATCTTGCTGGGCTGGCTGGTCGAGCGCGCGGCCGGCTTGCGCCTCGACGTACAGGTCGATCGGGGCATCGTCCTTCCGCTGGGCCTGACCTCGACGACGTTCGTGAACCTGGCAGACAGCGAGGCGCGGGCGCGCCTGCTGGCCAACCGCACCGTCGCGGCCACGCAACAGTGCGCGCAACGAAACCGCGTCGTGCTGGGCGAGGTCGACGACCTGAACGCCTACGCCATGGGCGGCATCGCCGGTCACGCGGGGTTGTTCAGCACCGCCGGCGACCTCGGCGCCATCGCCGCCGCCCTGTGCGCCGCCTGGCGCGGGGACAGCGACGCGCGGCTGGTGAACCGGGACGTCATTCGCCAGTTCTGGTCGCCGGCCGGGATTCCCGGCTCGGTGTGGCGGCTCGGCTGGGATGGGCCGTCGCCGGGGACCTCGCAGGCCGGCACGCGCCTGCCCAAGGACGCGGTCGGGCACCTGGCCTTCACCGGGTGTTCGTTGTGGATTGATCCGGCGCGCGACCGCTGGATCATCCTGCTGTCGAACCGCGTTCACCCGCACGTGCCCGCCGACGATCGCTTCCGCAAATTTCGCCCCGCCTTGCACGACGCGCTAGTGGATGCGCTCGACGCGCTTGACGAAGGGTAA
- a CDS encoding fumarate hydratase, with the protein MPDFQFQDLLPLGHGDHDDTPYRKLSGDHLSTFEAAGRTFLRIEPEALTLLTRQAMRDIAHLLRPGHLAQLRAIVDDAEASSNDKFVAMELLKNANIAAGGILPSCQDTGTAIVMGKKGQTVFTGGGDEAAIARGIYDVYTTSNLRYSQLAPLDMYKEANTGSNLPAQIDLFATDGDSYQFLFMAKGGGSANKSLLFQETKALLNPQSLMKFIEAKLRSLGTSACPPYHLAIVIGGTSAEQTLKTAKLASARYLDTLPTEGNALGRGFRDLGIERDVLALAQRTGVGAQFGGKYFCHDVRVVRLPRHGASCPVAIAVSCSADRQALGKITREGIFLEQLETDPAHYLPEVVDDSLGGEVVRIDLNRPMSEIRATLSRYPIKTRLALTGPMVVARDIAHAKIKERLDRGDGMPPYLKDFMVYYAGPAKTPAGYASGSFGPTTAGRMDAYVEQFQAAGGSLIMLAKGNRGVAVTDACHKYGGFYLGSIGGPAARLGKDCIKKVEVLEYQELGMEAVWKIEVVDFPAFIVVDDKGNDFFAGITGGAGDGGKLKVVG; encoded by the coding sequence ATGCCCGACTTTCAGTTTCAAGATCTGCTGCCGCTTGGCCATGGCGACCACGACGACACGCCTTACCGCAAGCTCAGCGGCGATCATCTCTCGACCTTCGAAGCCGCCGGGCGAACCTTCCTGCGCATCGAGCCGGAGGCGCTGACGCTCTTGACTCGGCAGGCGATGCGCGACATCGCTCACCTGCTGCGGCCGGGGCACCTGGCTCAGCTGCGCGCCATCGTCGACGATGCGGAGGCGTCGTCCAACGACAAGTTCGTGGCCATGGAGCTGCTGAAGAACGCCAACATCGCCGCCGGCGGCATCCTGCCGTCCTGCCAGGACACCGGCACCGCCATCGTGATGGGCAAGAAAGGCCAGACCGTCTTCACCGGCGGCGGCGACGAGGCGGCCATCGCGCGTGGGATTTACGACGTCTATACAACGTCGAATCTGCGCTATTCGCAGCTGGCCCCGCTGGACATGTACAAGGAAGCGAACACCGGCAGCAATCTGCCGGCCCAGATCGACCTCTTCGCCACCGACGGCGACAGCTATCAGTTCCTGTTCATGGCCAAGGGCGGCGGGTCGGCCAACAAGAGCCTCTTGTTTCAAGAGACCAAGGCCCTGCTGAACCCGCAGAGCTTGATGAAGTTCATCGAGGCCAAGCTGCGGTCGCTGGGGACGTCGGCCTGCCCGCCTTATCACCTGGCCATCGTCATCGGCGGCACGTCGGCCGAGCAGACCTTGAAGACGGCCAAGCTGGCCTCGGCGCGGTATCTGGACACCTTGCCGACGGAGGGCAACGCGCTCGGGCGCGGGTTCCGCGACCTCGGCATCGAGCGCGATGTGCTGGCGCTGGCCCAGCGCACCGGCGTGGGCGCGCAGTTCGGCGGGAAATATTTTTGTCACGACGTGCGCGTGGTGCGCCTGCCTCGCCACGGCGCCAGCTGTCCGGTGGCCATCGCGGTTTCCTGCTCGGCCGATCGCCAGGCGCTGGGCAAGATCACCCGCGAGGGTATTTTTCTTGAACAGCTCGAGACCGATCCCGCGCACTACCTGCCCGAGGTGGTCGACGATTCACTGGGCGGCGAGGTGGTGCGCATCGATCTCAACCGCCCGATGAGCGAGATCCGCGCCACCTTGTCGCGGTACCCGATCAAGACGCGGCTGGCGCTGACCGGTCCGATGGTCGTCGCCCGCGACATCGCCCACGCGAAAATCAAAGAACGCCTCGATCGCGGCGACGGCATGCCGCCGTACTTGAAAGACTTCATGGTTTATTACGCCGGGCCAGCCAAGACGCCGGCCGGGTACGCCTCGGGATCGTTCGGGCCGACCACGGCCGGGCGCATGGACGCTTACGTCGAGCAGTTTCAGGCCGCGGGCGGCAGCCTGATCATGCTGGCCAAAGGCAACCGCGGGGTTGCGGTCACCGACGCCTGTCACAAATACGGCGGCTTCTATCTGGGATCGATCGGCGGGCCGGCGGCGCGGCTGGGCAAGGACTGCATCAAGAAGGTCGAGGTCCTGGAGTATCAGGAGCTGGGCATGGAGGCGGTGTGGAAAATCGAGGTGGTGGATTTTCCAGCCTTCATCGTG